One Pullulanibacillus sp. KACC 23026 DNA segment encodes these proteins:
- a CDS encoding GntR family transcriptional regulator: MEAGKLDKSVPIPLYFQLKELILSEIKNGNYPVGSMIPTENELINLYKISRTTVRQAITELVQEGWLYRIKSKGTFVSKPKINQSFIQAIGSFNDQIAQLGRTPSTELLDFKVIDPPELVVEELKLKPKEKVIFIHRRRFADDEPIVMAKTYLPYKKCQFVLDHDLEKESLYPVLASTTETHIYKIRRFIEAVEAEDYDVDNLNVVEGSAIQRFISTGYNQMDEPVEYSIARYRGDRNRFEIIINSNSTR, translated from the coding sequence ATGGAGGCTGGAAAATTGGATAAATCCGTTCCTATTCCATTGTATTTTCAATTAAAGGAACTGATTTTGTCTGAAATAAAAAATGGGAATTATCCTGTAGGTAGTATGATTCCAACTGAAAATGAACTTATTAATTTATATAAGATTAGTCGGACAACTGTAAGGCAGGCTATAACTGAACTTGTTCAAGAAGGTTGGTTGTACCGAATAAAGAGTAAGGGAACCTTTGTTTCAAAACCTAAAATTAATCAAAGTTTTATCCAAGCAATAGGTTCGTTTAATGATCAAATCGCTCAATTGGGTCGGACGCCAAGCACTGAATTACTTGATTTCAAGGTGATTGATCCTCCTGAATTAGTGGTTGAAGAGCTTAAGTTGAAACCCAAAGAAAAAGTCATTTTTATTCATAGGAGACGTTTTGCGGATGATGAGCCTATTGTTATGGCGAAAACTTACCTCCCGTATAAAAAATGCCAGTTTGTCTTAGATCATGATTTAGAAAAGGAATCATTATATCCTGTATTAGCATCAACTACTGAAACACACATTTACAAAATACGTCGATTTATTGAAGCGGTAGAAGCAGAAGACTATGACGTAGATAATCTTAATGTTGTTGAAGGATCAGCGATTCAAAGATTCATTTCAACTGGCTATAACCAGATGGATGAACCTGTTGAGTACTCAATCGCGAGATACCGTGGTGATAGAAATCGCTTTGAAATTATCATCAACTCAAACAGTACCAGATAG
- the xylB gene encoding xylulokinase, producing MKKYILAHDLGTSGNKATLFSEDGKLVGSQVASYSTDYFNGTWAEQDAEDWWEAVCKTSRRLISTLGINPKDIAVVSFSGQMMGCLCVDRSGNPLRRAIIWADQRAKEQVSQIEEYISQKKFYKIVGHRNTPSYGIQKLMWIRDNEPEIYNQTYKSLNAKDYIVFRLTGNFYTDYSDGNSNGCFDLKNLKWSEEIIEYAGIDGDKLPELKPSTFVAGNVTSKAAELTGLAVGTPVVIGGGDGVTASVGAGSISPGKTYCCLGTSAWITTASEEPIFDEEMRTVTWAHVVPGLYAPNGTMQTAGGAFSWLKNEICQLETHQAELDRASPYDYMNAQIKQSSVGSNGVIFLPYLLGERAPRWDSDAKGAFIGLKSENNRKDLMRSVLEGVTMNLSIILDILRQQIDIEEMLVIGGGAKGGVWRQIMADVFNAKILVPNVLEEAGSMGAAVTGGVGIGLFKDFEVINKFIKINSIQTPNLNAVNAYQPVKVLFNKCYFALESVFKEM from the coding sequence ATGAAGAAATACATTTTGGCCCATGACTTAGGGACTTCTGGGAATAAAGCGACATTGTTCTCTGAAGACGGAAAATTGGTTGGCAGTCAAGTGGCATCCTATAGCACAGACTACTTTAACGGAACGTGGGCAGAGCAAGATGCGGAAGATTGGTGGGAAGCTGTCTGCAAAACAAGTAGAAGGCTCATTAGCACATTAGGGATTAATCCCAAAGATATAGCAGTTGTGAGCTTTAGCGGTCAAATGATGGGGTGTCTTTGCGTTGACCGATCTGGAAACCCTTTAAGAAGGGCTATTATTTGGGCAGATCAAAGAGCCAAAGAACAAGTTTCACAAATAGAGGAGTATATTTCGCAAAAAAAATTTTACAAAATTGTAGGACATCGAAATACACCTTCTTATGGGATTCAAAAACTCATGTGGATTCGGGACAATGAACCAGAAATCTACAATCAAACTTATAAATCATTAAATGCCAAAGATTATATTGTATTTCGTTTAACTGGAAATTTCTATACGGATTATTCGGATGGGAATAGTAATGGATGCTTTGATCTTAAGAATCTAAAATGGTCAGAAGAAATAATAGAATACGCAGGGATTGATGGAGATAAGCTTCCTGAATTAAAACCATCTACTTTTGTGGCAGGAAATGTAACCTCAAAAGCTGCAGAATTAACGGGTTTAGCTGTCGGAACACCGGTCGTCATTGGAGGCGGAGATGGTGTCACGGCTAGTGTCGGTGCCGGTTCAATAAGTCCGGGGAAAACCTATTGTTGTTTGGGAACGTCCGCTTGGATTACCACGGCGTCTGAGGAGCCTATTTTTGATGAAGAAATGAGAACGGTTACTTGGGCGCATGTGGTCCCCGGTCTTTACGCACCGAACGGCACCATGCAAACGGCTGGGGGAGCTTTTAGCTGGTTGAAAAATGAAATCTGCCAATTGGAAACTCATCAAGCTGAATTAGATAGGGCATCACCTTATGATTATATGAATGCCCAAATAAAGCAAAGTTCAGTCGGCTCAAATGGAGTTATTTTTCTTCCTTATCTTCTAGGAGAACGAGCGCCAAGATGGGATTCCGATGCCAAGGGCGCCTTTATTGGGCTCAAATCGGAGAATAATCGTAAAGATTTGATGCGAAGTGTTTTGGAAGGGGTTACGATGAATCTCTCTATTATTCTCGATATTCTTCGCCAACAAATAGATATTGAGGAAATGCTCGTAATCGGTGGAGGGGCTAAGGGAGGTGTTTGGCGACAAATAATGGCGGATGTTTTTAATGCTAAGATTTTGGTTCCAAATGTGCTTGAAGAAGCTGGTTCGATGGGAGCCGCTGTAACAGGTGGCGTTGGTATAGGATTATTTAAAGATTTTGAAGTTATTAATAAGTTTATTAAAATTAATAGCATTCAAACTCCAAATTTAAATGCAGTGAATGCTTATCAACCTGTAAAGGTTCTTTTTAATAAGTGTTATTTTGCATTAGAGTCTGTGTTTAAAGAAATGTAG
- a CDS encoding glucose 1-dehydrogenase yields MEMLKKLFSLEGKVVVITGGAQGIGKAVAEHIAAVGGEIVIIDQQVEKAEETAFEIGQKYQRKTFAVGADVTKPEEVALAIEKADREMGKLDLLFNNAGIVLQKPVVELNPEEWRKVIDVNLNGIFFVAQAFGRYLIERNKDGAIVNTASMSGTIVNYPQQQASYNASKAGVVQLTKSLAVEWADKGIRVNSISPGYIFTELTSFVREDWRALWKELTPFKRMGKPEELAGAVIYLLSESASFATGTDLIIDGGFTIV; encoded by the coding sequence ATGGAAATGTTAAAAAAGTTATTTTCGCTTGAAGGTAAAGTAGTAGTGATCACAGGTGGTGCACAAGGAATCGGAAAGGCAGTGGCGGAGCACATTGCAGCTGTTGGTGGTGAAATCGTTATCATTGATCAACAAGTTGAAAAAGCCGAAGAAACTGCCTTTGAGATTGGACAAAAATATCAAAGAAAAACGTTTGCAGTCGGTGCAGATGTCACAAAACCAGAAGAAGTTGCTCTTGCGATTGAGAAAGCAGATCGTGAAATGGGAAAACTTGATCTCTTATTTAATAATGCGGGTATTGTGCTTCAGAAACCGGTGGTCGAATTGAATCCAGAAGAGTGGAGGAAAGTTATTGATGTTAACTTAAATGGAATCTTCTTTGTTGCGCAAGCCTTTGGTCGATATTTAATTGAGCGAAATAAAGATGGGGCGATCGTGAATACAGCATCGATGTCTGGAACTATTGTTAACTATCCTCAACAACAAGCGTCTTATAACGCGTCAAAGGCTGGTGTAGTTCAACTTACTAAGTCCCTTGCTGTGGAATGGGCTGATAAAGGGATTAGAGTTAACAGTATAAGTCCAGGTTATATTTTCACTGAGCTCACCTCTTTTGTTAGAGAAGATTGGAGAGCTTTGTGGAAAGAATTGACGCCATTCAAACGTATGGGGAAGCCTGAAGAGTTAGCTGGTGCTGTCATATACCTATTGTCCGAATCGGCATCTTTTGCAACAGGAACAGATCTAATTATTGATGGTGGATTTACAATTGTTTGA
- a CDS encoding HAD family hydrolase, translating to MVDSIIFDLDGTLWDTTNEAAKIWSEVAYKYNVNRPVSADQLKKLFGLPTEIIARKLFPNIPKEVAMEIMNESCEKQCPYIEEQGGILFPELIRTLNVLKNKFRLFIVSNCQEGYIQTFIRAHHLEGVFEDYEYPGRTGLSKSENIRLVIERNNLEEPVYVGDTLGDEKASREVGIPFIYARYGFGESDHHDYSIETLIELTKISFEFN from the coding sequence ATGGTAGACAGTATTATTTTTGATTTAGATGGAACGCTTTGGGATACGACCAATGAGGCAGCGAAGATTTGGTCAGAAGTAGCCTATAAATACAATGTGAATCGGCCAGTTTCAGCCGATCAGCTCAAAAAATTATTTGGTCTTCCAACCGAAATAATTGCTAGAAAGTTATTCCCAAATATTCCAAAGGAAGTTGCTATGGAAATAATGAATGAGAGCTGTGAGAAACAATGCCCTTACATTGAAGAGCAGGGGGGCATCCTATTCCCTGAGTTAATTAGGACATTAAATGTATTGAAGAATAAATTCCGTCTATTCATAGTGAGTAATTGTCAGGAAGGTTATATCCAAACCTTCATTAGAGCACATCATCTAGAAGGTGTTTTTGAAGACTATGAATACCCTGGGCGAACTGGATTATCTAAGTCCGAGAATATCCGCTTGGTTATTGAACGTAATAATTTAGAAGAACCGGTTTATGTTGGGGATACGCTAGGGGATGAGAAAGCCTCTAGAGAGGTGGGGATTCCATTTATTTACGCTAGATATGGGTTTGGGGAGTCAGATCACCACGATTATAGCATTGAAACTCTAATTGAATTAACTAAAATATCCTTCGAATTTAATTGA
- a CDS encoding substrate-binding domain-containing protein translates to MKKKGFALILVMVMAMSLLAACGSSSTKSSNSSGSSSSTGSSNSSTSSNKQLKIGFAIKTQNSPYFVSLVNAVKKDAKAQGWSVTVLDANSSTQTEASNMESFVAQKMDLIFIDAIDPSAAVPEINQAAAAGIPVIALDSGVDPSAKTVTTVYSDNKENGRLVGLAYAKKMANKAIKAVILSGAKGNVAGKERREGLFAGIIEGKTGVSEAKAWKEAATFDNTLLSKGKATDATAHFSVLGQGWGNWTEADGLTAAEDLITANPDLTTVLGENDQMLFGAMTALKNAGISGVDLVAASDGAKQADDLIKQGKYFGTGLNSPTIVASTGMGIAKQILVDGKSKSSYPKITLTPPVAVTKANVNKYYNDGF, encoded by the coding sequence ATGAAGAAAAAGGGATTCGCTTTAATCTTAGTGATGGTAATGGCTATGTCACTACTAGCTGCATGCGGCTCATCAAGTACCAAATCAAGTAATTCATCGGGGTCAAGTAGTTCAACGGGGTCAAGCAATTCATCAACATCCAGCAATAAACAATTAAAAATAGGATTTGCAATTAAAACTCAAAATTCCCCTTACTTTGTTTCATTAGTAAATGCGGTGAAAAAAGATGCAAAAGCTCAAGGTTGGAGTGTCACTGTTTTGGATGCAAATAGCAGTACTCAAACTGAAGCCTCAAACATGGAGTCTTTTGTTGCTCAAAAAATGGATTTAATTTTCATAGATGCTATCGATCCTTCAGCAGCGGTTCCAGAAATCAATCAGGCAGCCGCCGCCGGTATTCCAGTAATTGCTCTTGATAGTGGTGTTGATCCTTCAGCAAAAACAGTTACTACTGTTTACTCCGATAATAAAGAGAATGGGCGTTTGGTTGGTTTAGCCTATGCAAAAAAGATGGCCAATAAGGCGATCAAAGCTGTTATATTAAGTGGGGCAAAAGGAAACGTCGCGGGTAAAGAAAGAAGAGAAGGGCTTTTTGCAGGAATTATTGAAGGAAAGACTGGTGTCTCTGAAGCAAAAGCTTGGAAAGAAGCAGCTACTTTTGATAACACTTTACTTTCAAAAGGAAAAGCAACAGACGCAACCGCCCATTTTTCTGTTCTTGGTCAAGGTTGGGGAAACTGGACTGAAGCTGATGGTCTAACAGCCGCAGAGGACTTAATTACGGCTAACCCAGATTTAACAACAGTGTTAGGTGAAAATGATCAAATGTTATTTGGAGCAATGACGGCGCTTAAGAATGCAGGGATCAGTGGTGTTGATCTAGTTGCAGCTTCTGATGGTGCCAAACAAGCAGATGATTTAATTAAACAAGGTAAATATTTTGGTACTGGATTGAATAGTCCGACAATAGTTGCTAGTACCGGAATGGGAATAGCAAAACAAATCTTAGTTGACGGTAAAAGTAAGTCAAGCTATCCAAAAATAACTCTAACTCCACCAGTAGCAGTTACAAAAGCAAATGTAAATAAATACTATAATGACGGTTTCTAA
- a CDS encoding sugar ABC transporter ATP-binding protein, with amino-acid sequence MGHEYVVEMRNISKRFGGIQALQDVSLKVKKGEIHALIGENGAGKSTLMKILAGAYQNDKGNILIDGKDVKLTSPKIAMDLGVSVIYQELMLAPDLSVAENIFIDNLVSKGMILNWKNLRKRAKEQLSKLGFDDIDPDAKVETLTVARQQIVEICKCLARNSKVIVFDEPTAVLTFSEIEKLFGIIKQLKSEGVSVIYISHRLEELFELSDNITVLKDGKYVDTVPTASTNKVELVSKMVGRQLTQLFPKRNAKIGDEILKVENLYVGTTVNNVSFTVRSGEVVGFSGLVGAGRTEAMRAIFGADKKDSGKIIYLGKETNFKSPKEAIENGFGLLPEDRKGQGLLVEQSIRVNTTLASMRKIKKLDIINHRKERGYVEKLLSSISTKYGSMEDKTNSLSGGNQQKISLAKWLSADCKCIVFDEPTRGVDVGAKTEIYKVINKLAEEGVGIIMISSEMTEIIGMCDRAVVMRQGSIAGEVKKSELSENNLIKLAMGV; translated from the coding sequence ATGGGGCACGAATATGTTGTTGAAATGAGAAATATATCAAAAAGGTTCGGCGGAATTCAGGCCTTGCAAGATGTCTCGCTTAAAGTTAAAAAGGGGGAGATACATGCTTTAATAGGTGAAAATGGGGCGGGTAAATCTACTCTTATGAAAATATTGGCAGGAGCTTATCAAAATGATAAAGGTAATATTCTAATTGATGGGAAAGATGTCAAATTAACATCGCCAAAAATTGCAATGGATTTAGGGGTATCGGTTATTTATCAAGAACTTATGCTGGCTCCTGATCTTTCAGTTGCTGAGAATATATTTATTGATAATTTGGTCAGCAAAGGGATGATATTAAATTGGAAGAATCTTAGGAAGAGAGCTAAAGAGCAACTATCAAAATTAGGGTTTGATGATATAGACCCAGATGCAAAAGTTGAAACTTTAACGGTTGCTCGTCAACAGATTGTTGAGATCTGTAAATGTTTAGCTAGAAATTCTAAAGTTATCGTTTTTGATGAACCTACTGCAGTTTTAACTTTTTCGGAAATAGAAAAGCTGTTCGGGATAATTAAGCAACTTAAATCTGAAGGTGTAAGTGTTATTTATATATCTCACCGTTTGGAAGAACTATTTGAACTTAGTGATAATATTACTGTGCTCAAAGATGGAAAATATGTTGACACTGTTCCAACAGCATCGACTAACAAAGTAGAACTGGTTTCAAAGATGGTTGGAAGACAACTGACACAACTTTTTCCAAAAAGAAATGCAAAGATAGGTGATGAAATCCTAAAAGTTGAAAATCTATATGTTGGCACAACTGTCAATAACGTTAGTTTTACTGTTAGAAGTGGAGAAGTAGTAGGATTTAGCGGATTAGTTGGTGCAGGGAGAACAGAAGCAATGAGAGCAATTTTTGGGGCTGATAAAAAGGATTCAGGAAAAATCATTTATTTAGGAAAAGAGACAAATTTTAAAAGTCCTAAAGAAGCGATAGAAAATGGGTTTGGTTTGTTACCGGAGGATCGAAAAGGGCAAGGGCTGTTGGTGGAACAAAGTATAAGAGTGAATACTACACTAGCATCAATGAGAAAGATTAAAAAGCTTGATATTATAAATCATAGAAAAGAACGGGGTTATGTTGAGAAATTATTAAGTAGCATTTCAACAAAATATGGATCCATGGAGGATAAAACAAATAGCCTGAGTGGAGGTAATCAGCAAAAAATTTCACTTGCTAAATGGCTTTCTGCAGATTGTAAATGTATTGTTTTTGATGAACCAACGAGGGGGGTAGACGTTGGTGCAAAAACTGAAATTTATAAAGTTATAAATAAACTTGCTGAAGAGGGTGTAGGGATTATTATGATTTCTTCAGAAATGACTGAAATTATTGGAATGTGTGATCGAGCAGTTGTGATGCGTCAAGGCTCTATTGCAGGGGAAGTGAAAAAATCGGAGTTAAGTGAGAATAATTTAATAAAACTCGCGATGGGGGTCTAA
- a CDS encoding ABC transporter permease: MMVNEPLRDTKTETSKHIPKETKRFNPKKLLIDNNTYIILFILIVISSLLSNTFLTPMNIRNIALQQSGPILVAIGMLFVILTGGIDLSVGSVMAVGATISAILITNDHMNFLLAILIAMIVGLIFGIFTGALVSYANFQGFVASLATMTIASGFAFVLTKGTPIMIPPGTLDNIVNPKFFYPIIIIAVVLAILFALIQRYTGWGRIVIAVGSNPIAVQLAGIRTKRYIMSTYAVSGLLAALGGVFIAARSATGDATIGTGDELDAIAACVIGGASLAGGKGFVFKTVAGALILGLIGNIMNLMAVPSYPQDIIKGFIIIAAVLLQIFTSKSEKGV, from the coding sequence ATGATGGTAAATGAACCATTAAGAGATACAAAAACTGAAACTAGTAAACATATACCTAAAGAAACCAAACGATTTAATCCTAAAAAATTATTAATAGACAACAATACTTATATCATATTATTTATTTTAATTGTTATTAGTAGTTTACTTTCTAATACCTTTTTAACGCCTATGAATATTAGGAACATTGCATTGCAACAATCAGGGCCAATTTTAGTAGCAATTGGGATGCTGTTTGTCATTCTAACTGGTGGAATCGATTTATCGGTAGGGTCAGTAATGGCAGTTGGAGCAACAATATCAGCAATTTTAATTACTAATGACCACATGAACTTTCTTCTAGCAATACTTATTGCTATGATTGTAGGATTAATTTTTGGAATATTTACAGGTGCTTTAGTTTCTTATGCTAATTTCCAGGGGTTTGTAGCTTCTTTAGCAACTATGACTATTGCAAGTGGTTTTGCCTTTGTCTTAACAAAAGGAACACCTATTATGATCCCCCCTGGCACGTTGGATAATATTGTTAACCCGAAATTCTTTTATCCAATTATTATAATTGCGGTAGTATTAGCGATTCTCTTTGCGCTTATTCAAAGATACACTGGTTGGGGCAGAATTGTTATTGCAGTTGGAAGTAACCCAATTGCTGTACAACTTGCTGGGATCCGAACCAAAAGATATATAATGTCAACTTATGCTGTTTCTGGCCTGTTAGCTGCACTAGGTGGTGTTTTTATTGCAGCAAGATCAGCAACTGGAGATGCAACTATTGGAACGGGGGACGAATTAGATGCCATCGCAGCTTGTGTAATTGGAGGTGCAAGTCTTGCAGGTGGGAAAGGTTTTGTGTTTAAAACAGTTGCCGGGGCCTTAATTTTGGGGCTTATCGGGAATATTATGAATTTAATGGCTGTTCCTTCTTATCCACAGGATATTATTAAAGGATTCATTATCATAGCGGCTGTGTTATTGCAAATTTTTACAAGTAAGTCTGAGAAAGGCGTTTAA
- a CDS encoding zinc-binding dehydrogenase, whose protein sequence is MKTLVVNVQGQLEVKEIPVPRFNSKQALVKTISCGICGTDSTLINSRFKGFPKDVYPVMLGHEGVGQVVEVGSEVTSFKIGDIVLLPFNDPDEELYGSLGSAWGAFSQYGVINDKACYKDDEIPEVAYAQQIVPDDIDPVDAAMLVTLREVLSNINYFGIGANDSIVVFGSGPVALTFTKLLQLKGIKSIIGIARSEEKKKLLSDNGATTVFNSREVNIEQSVKRLFQNGVNYVLDAVGSTEIINQAMSLICDRGEVLCYGVPGGNQMQLDWSKAPYNWKINFQQMPSKHEESEAYDQILEWIRKGKIVLKDFISDYFEFENILEAFEQVSKHQIVKKAIITY, encoded by the coding sequence GTGAAGACCTTAGTGGTAAACGTTCAAGGGCAATTAGAGGTTAAAGAAATTCCTGTTCCGAGATTTAATTCTAAGCAAGCCCTCGTTAAAACAATAAGTTGCGGAATTTGTGGGACTGATTCCACTCTTATAAATTCAAGGTTCAAGGGATTTCCAAAAGATGTTTATCCCGTTATGCTCGGTCACGAAGGTGTTGGTCAAGTTGTAGAAGTTGGTTCAGAAGTAACCAGTTTTAAAATTGGTGATATTGTCTTATTACCCTTTAACGACCCGGATGAAGAATTATACGGGTCATTAGGCTCAGCATGGGGTGCCTTTAGCCAATATGGAGTCATAAACGATAAGGCTTGCTATAAAGATGATGAGATTCCTGAAGTTGCCTATGCTCAGCAAATTGTACCCGATGATATTGACCCTGTAGACGCGGCCATGCTTGTGACGCTTAGAGAAGTGCTTAGTAACATTAATTATTTTGGGATTGGAGCAAACGATAGTATTGTTGTTTTTGGGAGTGGACCTGTGGCTTTGACATTTACGAAACTATTGCAACTTAAAGGGATAAAATCAATTATTGGTATTGCTAGAAGTGAGGAAAAGAAAAAACTCTTAAGTGATAATGGGGCAACAACAGTCTTTAACAGTAGAGAAGTTAATATAGAACAATCTGTTAAAAGGTTATTCCAAAATGGTGTGAATTACGTCCTAGATGCTGTAGGGTCTACAGAAATCATTAATCAGGCAATGTCGTTAATTTGTGACAGAGGAGAAGTCCTTTGCTACGGTGTTCCTGGTGGTAATCAAATGCAGCTTGATTGGAGTAAGGCACCTTATAATTGGAAAATAAACTTTCAACAAATGCCTTCTAAGCATGAAGAAAGTGAAGCTTATGATCAAATCTTAGAATGGATAAGAAAAGGTAAAATTGTTTTGAAGGATTTTATATCAGATTACTTTGAATTTGAAAATATTTTAGAGGCCTTTGAACAAGTTTCTAAACATCAAATTGTTAAAAAGGCGATTATAACTTATTAA
- a CDS encoding alcohol dehydrogenase catalytic domain-containing protein encodes MLQAIMMEPGKIKFNDVPVPEVKTDQIKIKIQRIGVCGSDIHVNHGKHPYTSYPVVQGHEISAEVVEIGSDVNHIKVGDKVTIQPQVVCGKCYPCTHGMYNDCEELKVMGFQTTGMASEYFVVDANKALALPQDMSWEQGAFIEPLAVAVHAVRRAGDMIGKKVLVLGGGPIGNLVSQTAKAMGAESVLISELSPYRLEVARKCGIGTINAQNEDLLDSIIKNFGEDRADCIFECIGISPTINQAINYARKGSTIVVVGVFADLSTVNMGYIQDHELSLLGSAMYREEDYVKAIELVNDRLIELDTLVTHRVKFRDYAEAYKIIDQQKDKAMKVIIEME; translated from the coding sequence ATGCTACAAGCCATTATGATGGAACCCGGAAAAATTAAATTTAATGATGTCCCTGTACCAGAGGTAAAAACAGATCAAATTAAAATTAAGATACAGCGAATTGGGGTTTGTGGTTCTGATATTCATGTTAATCATGGGAAACACCCTTATACGAGTTATCCAGTTGTGCAGGGACATGAAATATCTGCTGAAGTCGTTGAGATTGGTTCGGATGTGAACCATATAAAGGTTGGAGATAAGGTAACCATTCAACCCCAAGTCGTTTGCGGGAAATGTTATCCATGTACTCATGGAATGTATAATGATTGCGAAGAACTTAAAGTCATGGGTTTCCAAACAACTGGTATGGCAAGTGAGTATTTTGTGGTCGATGCTAATAAGGCCCTCGCACTGCCACAAGATATGAGTTGGGAGCAAGGAGCTTTTATTGAACCATTAGCTGTTGCTGTCCATGCGGTTAGACGTGCCGGCGATATGATCGGGAAAAAGGTGTTGGTTTTAGGTGGAGGACCGATCGGAAATCTAGTTTCTCAAACTGCAAAGGCAATGGGAGCCGAATCTGTTCTAATTTCGGAATTGAGTCCGTATAGATTAGAAGTCGCCCGGAAATGTGGGATTGGTACAATCAATGCCCAAAATGAAGATTTACTAGATTCTATTATTAAAAATTTTGGTGAGGATCGAGCAGACTGCATTTTCGAGTGTATAGGAATTAGTCCGACTATTAATCAAGCCATTAATTATGCGCGTAAAGGAAGTACGATTGTTGTAGTAGGAGTTTTTGCAGATTTAAGTACGGTGAATATGGGCTATATCCAGGACCATGAACTATCTCTGCTTGGAAGTGCCATGTACCGGGAAGAGGATTATGTAAAAGCGATCGAACTCGTAAATGATCGGCTAATTGAATTAGATACTCTTGTCACCCATCGCGTGAAATTTAGGGATTACGCCGAAGCTTATAAGATTATAGATCAACAAAAAGATAAAGCTATGAAGGTAATTATTGAAATGGAGTAA
- the nagB gene encoding glucosamine-6-phosphate deaminase, which translates to MYINVFNSEEEVDRSSAEELASEIRQNDHLKLGLATGHTPIGLYKNLVKLYNNNFISFKNVTTYNIDEYIGLGRQDEMSFYSFMQEHLFSKVDLSEERIHIPNGLATDVEQEAERYEELLNNAGQLDVQVLSVGLNGHIGFNEPSPTLQAKTHVVELTEETRQVNSKDFSSISEVPYKAITMGIGTMMKAKKIVFIAKGEAKASILKQAFTGLIDPMVPGSLLQLHPNLHVYLDRQAASLLEEIL; encoded by the coding sequence ATGTATATAAATGTATTTAATTCAGAGGAAGAAGTTGACCGATCCTCCGCAGAGGAATTAGCATCGGAGATTCGTCAAAATGATCATCTGAAACTGGGGCTAGCAACAGGGCATACCCCAATAGGTTTGTACAAGAATTTAGTCAAACTATACAATAATAATTTTATCTCTTTCAAAAATGTTACCACTTATAATATAGACGAATATATAGGTTTAGGAAGACAGGATGAGATGAGTTTCTATTCATTCATGCAAGAACATCTGTTTTCAAAAGTCGATCTTTCGGAGGAACGCATTCATATCCCAAATGGTCTTGCGACTGATGTGGAACAAGAAGCTGAACGATATGAGGAATTGCTAAATAATGCCGGACAGTTAGACGTTCAAGTCTTGAGTGTAGGGTTGAATGGGCATATTGGTTTTAATGAACCGAGTCCAACACTTCAAGCCAAAACGCATGTCGTTGAATTAACAGAAGAAACAAGGCAAGTAAATTCTAAGGACTTCTCTTCAATCTCTGAGGTCCCCTATAAAGCTATTACAATGGGGATTGGAACGATGATGAAAGCTAAAAAGATTGTGTTTATTGCTAAAGGTGAGGCAAAAGCATCTATTTTAAAGCAGGCTTTTACTGGGCTTATTGATCCTATGGTTCCAGGGTCATTATTACAGCTTCACCCAAATTTACATGTTTATCTTGATCGTCAAGCAGCTTCGTTATTGGAAGAAATACTTTAA